In Nasonia vitripennis strain AsymCx chromosome 2, Nvit_psr_1.1, whole genome shotgun sequence, a genomic segment contains:
- the LOC103317534 gene encoding triadin-like: MNQFKQIFGSLPRHVPSNSVAGGVAASGCQTEGIFRSARHQYLRTCSLPRNVQSATFVDDRGPRHCRRINDEGTQAFLYGRPKLALFHNRNSSMDRVGDLDGPFHRPNNMNCHGKPGFDRKTLKTEAYRSDGARHIQSTISSSKSRTYANMIAEYSEAMEKKKHAKKSEKSPRGLLARLPFESVVSSLTMLERTKLSKGRVGASNSLAAVANRPGKEYSHALTDTSAKTDKRKASPTVKKDPQKRDYFTKNGESPGRLHSDFDFVRGYREIENEKENFASRWIHPKSTKSKKSSMSITIDDLASSKARDIERRKFKKLNVLTSDGNMEIKIPVYDCLESEKKLDSGTLVKSRKKFREFTAASNNPCVVAKLATPTESGRNAQSPPKASESTNFNKPPKSLTPRQSSTRSNKALPWWASLDCISGTNNNKPRSPPKRPTCLNDVHASSSPTIQALVSEQVSQIDKPAESQRSTRRGRRMTSIAKITRHIEEELEDRRRQETRRTSIDKTSVPDEKSIRDSGGVTKSAKLQQKKAGAASSGAPVIAGSRVDDKKEAVERRKKRLAVVLANKQEDKGAGSANDGNLKSVLSKMDKKFTPSIRLLQDVVKALSKKSNESDRGKSNFTVTSETTDKEEMIDHRYKVKRISDALRPIEKKKDGTLIDYGLKVPTRKPRKRSEKSTVVESIPKKTIFAPHQQQQQPTVELSQRKSAIPPKPTVSKNFNPVPQSRSEMPLTKTSKLSSANDRLGLQSKQKPAIRAENLADKNRGKPGGGLASGKSDNGSCVGGPLDRKNNKSEREGNCAARSSLANGANSVLTFFKSEQMLDAKNAMRAEMDVCGNQSAQQPVDSDIRPEKELIYSAWLNRFHTRKHTRTIK, encoded by the exons ATGAATCAATTCAAGCAGATCTTCGGCTCGCTTCCACGTCATGTCCCATCGA ACTCGGTCGCCGGCGGCGTCGCTGCTTCCGGATGCCAGACTGAGGGCATATTCAGAAGCGCTCGCCATCAGTATCTTCGGACCTGCAGCCTACCCCGAAACGTGCAGTCGGCCACGTTCGTCGACGATCGAGGACCTCGGCACTGCCGGCGAATCAACGATGAGGGCACGCAG GCCTTCTTGTACGGTAGACCGAAACTCGCGCTCTTCCACAATCGGAATTCGTCGATGGACAGAGTGGGTGATTTGGACGGACCGTTTCATCGTCCGAACAATATGAACTGCCATGGCAAGCCCGGATTCGACCGAAAAACTTTGAAGACCGAGGCCTACAGGTCCGACGGCGCTCGTCACATCCAGTCGACGATTTCCTCGTCCAAGTCGAGAACGTACGCGAACATGATCGCCGAGTACAGCGAAGCGatggagaagaagaagcacgCAAAGAAGAGCGAAAAATCCCCGAGAGGACTACTCGCGAGGCTGCCGTTCGAATCGGTCGTCTCGTCGTTGACCATGCTCGAGCGTACGAAGCTGAGCAAAGGCAGAGTAGGCGCGTCGAACAGTCTCGCAGCGGTGGCGAATCGCCCCGGAAAGGAATACAGTCACGCGCTCACCGATACAAGCGCCAAGACTGATAAGAGAAAGGCGTCGCCTACTGTCAAGAAGGACCCGCAGAAGCGCGATTACTTCACCAAGAACGGAGAAAGTCCGGGGAGGTTGCACAGCGATTTCGATTTCGTCCGCGGATACAGAGAGATCGAAAACGAAAAGGAGAATTTCGCCTCCAGATGGATTCATCCGAAAAGTACCAAATCGAAAAAGAGTTCTATGAGCATAACCATCGACGACCTCGCATCGTCGAAGGCAAGAGACATCGAAaggagaaaatttaaaaagctgAACGTTCTGACGTCGGATGGCAACatggaaataaaaatacccGTGTACGATTGTttagagagcgagaaaaaattggACTCTGGAACGTTGGTtaaatcgcgaaaaaaatttcgGGAATTCACCGCTGCCTCTAATAATCCCTGTGTCGTAGCCAAACTCGCAACCCCGACTGAAAGCGGAAGAAATGCCCAGTCACCGCCCAAAGCATCGGAGTCCACAAATTTCAATAAGCCCCCGAAATCACTTACGCCGCGTCAATCTTCGACAAGGAGCAACAAAGCGCTGCCTTGGTGGGCGTCACTAGACTGCATCTCCGGCACCAACAACAACAAGCCGAGATCTCCGCCAAAAAGACCCACGTGTCTGAACGACGTCCATGCATCCTCGAGCCCGACCATTCAAGCCCTCGTCAGCGAGCAAGTGTCGCAAATTGATAAACCTGCGGAGTCGCAAAGATCGACGAGACGCGGGAGAAGAATGACGAGCATCGCCAAGATCACGCGACACATCGAAGAAGAGCTCGAGGACAGGAGGAGGCAGGAGACGAGAAGGACATCGATCGACAAGACGAGCGTGCCCGATGAAAAATCGATTCGGGACTCGGGCGGCGTGACAAAATCGGCGAAGCTCCAGCAGAAAAAAGCGGGAGCGGCCTCGTCAGGTGCCCCTGTCATCGCCGGCTCGAGGGTGGATGATAAGAAAGAGGCGGTGGAAAGACGAAAGAAGCGACTCGCCGTTGTATTGGCGAACAAACAGGAGGACAAAGGTGCGGGATCGGCGAACGACGGAAATTTGAAAAGCGTCTTGAGTAAGATGGACAAGAAATTCACACCGAGCATACGTTTACTGCAGGACGTGGTTAAAGCGTTGAGCAAAAAATCGAACGAATCCGACCGAGGAAAATCTAACTTTACCGTGACTTCGGAAACGACGGACAAGGAGGAGATGATAGATCACAGGTACAAGGTCAAAAGAATCTCGGACGCGCTGCGGCCCatcgagaagaagaaagacGGAACTCTGATCGATTACGGCTTGAAGGTACCAACGCGAAAGCCGAGAAAGCGGTCGGAAAAATCGACAGTCGTCGAGAGCATCCCGAAGAAAACGATTTTCGCGCCCcatcagcagcaacagcagccaACTGTCGAACTATCCCAGAGAAAATCGGCGATTCCACCGAAGCCAACTGtctcaaaaaatttcaatccaGTCCCGCAGTCCAGGAGCGAAATGCCCTTAACTAAAACGTCAAAGTTAAGCTCGGCTAACGATCGGTTGGGGCTTCAATCAAAACAGAAACCCGCAATTAGAGCGGAGAATCTGGCGGATAAGAATCGGGGAAAGCCCGGCGGTGGTCTCGCATCCGGAAAATCGGATAATGGCAGTTGCGTTGGTGGTCCGCTCGATCGTAAGAACAACaagagcgagcgcgagggTAATTGCGCCGCGAGGAGTAGCTTAGCTAATGGGGCCAACAGCGTGCTGACGTTCTTCAAGTCCGAACAGATGCTCGACGCGAAGAACGCCATGAGGGCCGAAATGGATGTTTGCGGGAATCAATCGGCGCAGCAGCCCGTCGACTCGGACATCAGGCCGGAGAAGGAACTGATCTACTCGGCTTGGCTGAACCGATTCCACACGAGGAAACACACCAGGACCATCAAGTAA